In a genomic window of Muntiacus reevesi chromosome 1, mMunRee1.1, whole genome shotgun sequence:
- the LOC136167575 gene encoding olfactory receptor 2T29-like — MDKSTWVTNHTGQLDFILMGLFSQSKHPAFLCVVIFVIFLMALSGNSILILLIYSDAHLHTPMYYFISQLSLMDVIYISITVPKMLMDQVMGVNKISAPECGMQMFFYVTLGGSEYFLLATMAYDRYVAICHPLHYSTLMSHKVWLLLVSGCWFLGSVDGFMLTPVTMTFPFCRSREIHHFFCEVPAVMKLSCSDTSLYETLMYLCCVLMLFIPVAVISSSYSFILLTIHRMNSAEGRKKALTTCSSHMTVVILFYGAAIYTYMLPSSYHTPEKDMAVSAFYTILTPVLNPLIYSLRNKDVIRALKKMLNVEYFREP; from the coding sequence ATGGACAAATCTACCTGGGTCACCAACCACACTGGACAGTTGGATTTCATCCTTATGGGGCTCTTCAGTCAATCCAAGCATCCAGCTTTCCTTTGTGTGGTCATTTTTGTGATTTTCCTGATGGCCTTGTCTGGAAATAGCATCCTGATCCTTCTGATATATTCTGAtgcccacctccacacccccatgtactattTCATCAGCCAGTTGTCTCTCATGGATGTGATATACATTTCCATCACTGTGCCCAAAATGCTCATGGACCAGGTCATGGGTGTAAATAAGATCTCAGCCCCTGAATGTGGAATGCAAATGTTTTTCTATGTGACACTTGGAGGTTCAGAATATTTCCTTTTGGCtaccatggcctatgaccgctatgtggccatctgtcatccactccactattctacTCTCATGAGCCATAAGGTGTGGCTCCTCCTGGTGTCTGGCTGCTGGTTCCTGGGATCAGTGGATGGCTTTATGCTCACACCAGTCACCATGACCTTCCCCTTCTGCAGATCCCGGGAGAtccatcatttcttctgtgaGGTCCCTGCAGTAATGAAGCTCTCCTGCTCAGACACTTCCCTCTATGAGACACTCATGTACCTGTGCTGTGTCCTCATGCTCTTCATTCCTGTGGCAGTCATTTCAAGCTCTTATTCATTCATCCTCCTCACCATCCACAGGATGAATTCAGCAGAGGGCAGGAAAAAGGCCTTAACCACTTGTTCTTCCCACATGACTGTGGTCATCCTCTTCTATGGAGCTGCCATCTATACCTACATGCTCCCCAGCTCCTACCACACCCCTGAGAAGGACATGGCTGTATCTGCCTTTTACACCATACTCACTCCTGTTCTAAACCCTTTAATCTATAGTCTTAGGAATAAGGATGTCATAAGGGCactaaaaaaaatgttgaatgtaGAATATTTCAGAGAACCATAG
- the LOC136167584 gene encoding olfactory receptor 2T27-like, whose translation MNQKNDTSTDFILLGLFPWFRHPNLLILIIILIYTAAFTGNSILILLIWLDSHLHTPMYLLLSQLSLIDLAYISCTVPKMVTNYFTGKKNISYFSCATQLFFFLTLGLAECILLTLMAYDRYVAVCNPLRYTVLMNPNICLQMAAAAWIGGALAALVHTIYPMNFPICGSREINHYFCEMPAILRLSCMDISAYEMVKLVSTIVFLLIPFILILTSYTLIFLTVLRMNSRKSRNKALATCSSHMTVVSLYFGQAIFIYMTPTLAHTPEQDQIGAVLGTIVTPMLNPLIYSLRNKEVAGALRKCMGKCYN comes from the coding sequence ATGAATCAGAAGAATGATACCTCAACTGACTTCATCCTCCTGGGGCTCTTTCCCTGGTTCAGACATCCCAACCTCCTTATCCTCATTATCATCCTTATCTACACTGCTGCCTTTACTGGAAACTCCATATTAATCCTCCTAATCTGGCTGGACTCCCATCTTCATACTCCCATGTACCTTCTGCTCAGTCAGCTCTCCCTCATTGACCTggcttacatctcctgcacagTCCCTAAAATGGTCACCAACTATTTCACAGGGAAGAAGAACATTTCCTATTTTTCCTGTGCTACtcagctcttctttttcctcaCCCTTGGCCTTGCTGAGTGCATCTTGCTGACTCTCATGGCTTATGACCGCTATGTAGCTGTCTGTAATCCTCTGCGATACACAGTCCTCATGAACCCCAACATCTGTCTCCAGATGGCTGCTGCAGCCTGGATTGGTGGAGCCCTTGCAGCCCTTGTACACACCATCTATCCAATGAACTTCCCCATCTGTGGTTCCAGAGAGATTAATCATTACTTCTGTGAGATGCCTGCCATCCTGAGATTGTCTTGTATGGACATATCAGCCTATGAGATGGTGAAACTTGTGTCAACCATCGTTTTTCTCCTGATCCCATTTATTCTCATCCTAACTTCCTACACTCTCATCTTCCTCACTGTTCTCAGGATGAACTCTCGCAAGAGCAGGAACAAAGCCCTGGCTACCTGCTCTTCCCACATGACAGTGGTGAGTCTCTACTTTGGTCAAGCTATCTTCATTTACATGACGCCCACCTTAGCCCATACACCTGAACAAGACCAGATTGGAGCTGTTCTTGGCACCATTGTGACCCCCATGCTCAACCCActcatctacagcctgaggaataAAGAAGTGGCAGGGGCTCTGAGGAAGTGCATGGGAAAGTGCTACAATTGA